A genome region from Halichondria panicea chromosome 15, odHalPani1.1, whole genome shotgun sequence includes the following:
- the LOC135348586 gene encoding tubulin-folding cofactor B-like: protein MAVNINPSYINLKISSSLSSFGSEKRYPSSVLIGELKGKLELVTGATASMMQLQLFDKDGKMICEVDNDEATLESYPVKDGYRIHVINKDPSQLGQFEDTSRVEKYEISEDEYSKRTDSVQAFKKRMKLGRFADKDPAAEAEAAAQLEEERLLAESIVVASRCEVSVAGGMARRGTVMYTGKTEFKSGYWVGVKYDEPVGKNDGSVGEKRYFTCPPKYGGFTKPKNVQIGDFPEENYSDDEM from the exons ATGGCCGTCAATATCAATCCCTCCTATATCAATCTGAAGATATCCAGTTCCTTGAGCAGCTTTGGCTCTGAGAAGAGGTACCCCAGCTCTGTACTCATCGGAGAACTAAAG GGCAAGCTAGAGCTGGTGACTGGGGCTACGGCAAGCATGATGCAGCTGCAGTTGTTTGATAAAGATGGGAAGATGATATGTGAAGTGGACAATGATGAAGCTACCCTGGAGTCATATCCTGTCAAAGACGGGTACAGAATTCAT GTGATTAACAAGGACCCTAGTCAATTGGGACAGTTCGAAGATACTTCCAGAGTTGAGAAGTATGAAATATCTGAGGATGAATACAGTAAAAGAACAG ACTCTGTACAAGCATTCAAGAAACGCATGAAGCTGGGTAGGTTTGCAGATAAGGACCCAGCGGCCGAGGCCGAGGCAGCTGCTCAGCTGGAGGAGGAGAGACTTCTGGCCGAGAGTATCGTTGTGGCATCTCGTTGTGAGGTCTCTGTGGCTGGAGGAATGGCAAGGAGGGGCACAGTTATGTATACTG gaaagACCGAGTTCAAGTCAGGCTACTGGGTGGGAGTCAAGTATGATGAACCTGTGGGCAAGAATGATGGAAG TGTTGGAGAGAAGAGGTATTTCACCTGTCCACCAAAGTATGGTGGATTCACTAAACCAAAGAATGTGCAAATAGGAGACTTTCCAGAGGAAAACTACAGTGACGATGAAATGTAG
- the LOC135348581 gene encoding leucine-rich repeat protein 1-like: MRLNCELEVVYSLAVMNGGGRSASKTTRSKASVCLGKKPVQGPAGGVKRDELYLIVSTAKNVSGSKYKVKNNVTKIFAKFVHEGKATIKFKEPAHDLFISKAEPDKLKELLKVLRLTPQEQTGVELAPLLPTKMQHIEAPKSKLVVKSRGEYPIKGFPSSLERFEAVGVSLNRLDMRLLELKMLQFLDLSNNSIKSLPESLKDASLIELKLSGNKLTEFPDSICIGNLSERLKLLDLARNSLAHLSHKFSNFKSLIQLRLDCNQLQVLPRTFGKMTTLKFLSISNNKLVVLPPSFPNLSLESLDLFGNPFTASGLVRRCSDLSLPTLQELTGRVIKKYRVPYSPYVLPIGLCHYLDSAKKCLCGKACFNSFLHYIANLNLHKVSATVTAVDQSGTTKVPVEAFLCSAKCLKLWNL; the protein is encoded by the exons ATGAGGCTAAATTGTGAGCTGGAAGTGGTCTACTCTCTGGCAGTGATGAATGGTGGAGGGAGGTCAGCCAGTAAGACCACTCGTTCCAAGGCTTCTGTGTGTCTTGGGAAGAAACCAGTACAAGGACCAGCGGGTGGTGTCAAGAGAGACGAACTCTACCTGATTGTGTCCACGGCAAAGAACGTGTCCGGATCAAAGTATAAG GTGAAGAATAATGTCACTAAAATATTCGCCAAGTTTGTTCATGAAGGAAAAGCTACCATAAAATTCAAGGAGCCAGCACATGACCTCTTCATTTCAAAG GCTGAACCAGATAAACTAAAGGAGTTACTCAAAGTTCTCAGGCTAACTCCCCAAGAGCAGACAGGGGTAGAGCTGGCCCCTCTATTGCCAACTAAGATGCAGCACATTGAAGCACCCAAGTCCAAACTGGTGGTTAAATCTCGTGGAGAATATCCTATTAAAGGTTTTCCGTCATCTTTGGAGCGATTTGAAGCCGTTGGAGTATCTCTGAATCGACTGGATATGAGATTACTGGAGTTGAAGATGTTGCAGTTTCTTGATCTGTCTAATAACTCGATTAAATCATTGCCTGAGAGTTTAAAAGACGCAAGTCTAATAGAACTCAAATTGTCCGGTAACAAACTGACTGAATTTCCTGATAGTATCTGTATTGGTAATCTTTCTGAGCGATTAAAACTTTTGGACTTAGCACGAAACTCACTCGCACATTTATCACACAAATTCTCAAATTTTAAATCACTTATACAACTCAGACTGGATTGCAATCAACTGCAAGTTCTACCAAGGACATTTGGAAAGATGACCACCCTCAAATTTTTGTCTATCAGTAACAACAAGCTAGTTGTGCTTCCACCTTCGTTCCCAAACCTCAGTTTAGAATCTCTGGATTTGTTTGGCAACCCATTCACTGCCAGTGGACTTGTGAGGAGATGCTCTGATCTTAGTCTGCCTACACTGCAGGAGCTCACTGGGAGAGTCATCAAGAAATACAG GGTCCCATACAGCCCATATGTGCTGCCTATTGGCCTCTGCCACTATCTCGACTCAGCTAAGAAGTGTCTGTGTGGGAAGGCATGCTTCAACTCGTTCCTGCATTATATTGCGAATCTCAATCTACACAAGGTCTCAGCTACAGTAACAGCAGTAGACCAGAGTGGTACTACTAAAGTACCAGTAGAGGCTTTTTTATGCTCTGCAAAGTGTTTGAAACTGTGGAACTTGTGA
- the LOC135348585 gene encoding WAS/WASL-interacting protein family member 3-like — translation MFTSVPVYSQAKSAIQFIAGDREGARETQINFLNTFPIASQCKSAYHWWLGENDKARHTQYMFLHGVSNLANRIPAVGHAKGTIHYVFGDKEGGDTAMKAASRTVGVIGGGFVGGFVGGPVGSIAGGISGGAAVDGLTTSIESAVYNEYRPSGHIAAVTNIVNGEATVGDIIDSTASIVFDGLVGYNAGKAGAKFRTRKRRMKVPPKPVDPPEPVDPPEPVDPPKPVDPPKPVDPPEPVDPPKPVDPPKPVDPPKAIDPPKPIDPKPIDPPKPIDPPKPIDPKPIDPPKPIDRTRDDFQFLQDNDASGRLTLTVGVGVRIYFY, via the coding sequence ATGTTTACGTCGGTGCCAGTGTATTCACAAGCTAAATCTGCTATTCAATTCATAGCTGGAGACAGAGAAGGAGCCAGAGAAACACAGATAAATTTCTTGAACACGTTCCCAATAGCTTCTCAGTGTAAGTCTGCTTACCATTGGTGGCTAGGTGAGAATGATAAAGCAAGACATACCCAATACATGTTCCTTCATGGCGTGAGTAACCTTGCAAATAGAATCCCAGCTGTTGGTCATGCAAAAGGTACCATTCACTATGTTTTCGGCGATAAGGAAGGCGGTGACACAGCTATGAAAGCTGCTTCAAGAACGGTTGGCGTCATTGGAGGAGGTTTTGTTGGTGGATTCGTGGGAGGTCCTGTGGGAAGCATTGCTGGTGGTATTTCAGGGGGTGCTGCTGTCGATGGATTAACAACCAGCATTGAATCTGCTGTGTACAACGAATATCGCCCGTCTGGTCATATTGCTGCTGTCACAAATATTGTAAATGGTGAAGCAACCGTTGGAGACATAATTGACTCAACAGCCAGTATTGTTTTTGATGGTTTGGTAGGTTATAATGCGGGAAAAGCTGGTGCAAAGTTTCGCACTCGAAAACGCCGAATGAAAGTACCTCCCAAACCAGTCGACCCTCCCGAACCAGTCGACCCTCCCGAACCAGTCGACCCTCCCAAACCAGTCGACCCTCCCAAACCAGTCGACCCTCCCGAACCAGTCGACCCTCCCAAACCAGTCGACCCTCCCAAACCAGTCGACCCTCCCAAAGCAATCGACCCTCCCAAACCAATCGACCCCAAACCAATCGACCCTCCCAAACCAATCGATCCTCCCAAACCAATCGACCCCAAACCAATCGACCCTCCCAAACCAATCGACCGAACACGGGATGATTTCCAATTTCTTCAGGATAATGATGCATCCGGACGCCTCACCCTCACGGTGGGTGTAGGTGTACGGATTTACTTTTATTAA
- the LOC135349244 gene encoding LOW QUALITY PROTEIN: calcium-activated potassium channel subunit alpha-1-like (The sequence of the model RefSeq protein was modified relative to this genomic sequence to represent the inferred CDS: substituted 1 base at 1 genomic stop codon): MTNNTSTRCSERGDPFPGQEVWWIYIVVFVILYITYLGLSLLIRGLCLITKKCRQLTMNPNQQKASRKFNKKLRLLLSGDSILSKTLILVTFACNSIYIILALYRSIEPPLVEYCYSITQEPARIVELCIVLELICFSIVRLLASNNIVLHWFHLYTLVDVLTLPHIFVSVALGVDWLGLRSARFIWLTQLITVFRFIPWIKSQNFLDLFALAIYFLTLLSFGAGIIHLIEYTGDPWINNHNASEHNIFSYGYYILVTVTTVGYGDITPKTSFGQGFMFVYIIIGLAFFAALLPLINDVLQYFHFNRLYSSFDRTRVLRHVIVCGHITAFTAQDFLKDFLHPDRGDSNTHVLFLHPTRPSRKLRNVFRCYYTRVQYIAGSVLDRSDLLKSKLLSCSAVFILADKYTNNPQEEDNGNLLRLVSIKNITTKIPVIIQLLLGSSKKQVKNIEGWNPGRDIAVCLNELKLGLLAQSCLCPGFSTLIANLFYSSDFPALKSFEGPNAWKQGYTRGASNEIYPTHFSPSFEGKNFQEAARICYNQFGLILLAFESPEGKLCKFDINPPNSEITIQSGLLGTRGYFVGQDVNHVSVVSSYCETCDKNLKLVDHIELIRRVSRRNCNCSVLTEVVTTRKLEGTELVEFDEASVPTGIFSKRQGTFSKRPSHCPVSFTIDQDDGEEASGSYSREPIELEEVTLNSDAFMKGPEGIIPNLENHIVVCVFADEKSPLLGLQSFIIPLRAKSISRESIKPVVIVSNSTFLKCEWPFIQSFPGVYVIEGCPLYLQNLEAASIDSCSVCIITTMLSADSDEPAINDKEVVLCSLSIQKYLKRNAMQHVQIIADLRQESNVQFLDFGDEDEPDERIYKAQPFACGEAFSVSMMDSVTSSAFHSPGTLYLVEDLIQCTGTKATCQIVGVPLNSEEYSGKTFQDLYNLQLDKNNLTLGLYRKLPAQAMLANCNPGRSIPSVAGVSQDKHYVITAPNPGTLLDEMDIAFVLVNKSSTPAELNYKYTNNPLEEDNGNLLRLVSIKNTTTKIPVIIQLLLGSSKKQVKNIEGWNPGSDIAVCLNELKLGLLAQSCLIQKYLKRNSRQHVQIIADLRQESNVXFLDFGDEDEPDERIYKAQPFACGEAFSVSMMDSVTSSAFHSPGTLYLVEDLIQCTGTKATSQIVGVPLNSEEYANKTFQDLYNLQLDKNNLVLGLYRRLPAQVMLANPGRSVSSVVGISQDKHYVITAPKPKTLLDETDIAFVLVNKTSTPAELN; this comes from the exons ATGACCAACAATACAAGCACTCGTTGCAGTGAACGTGGCGATCCGTTTCCTGGTCAAGAGGTGTGGTGGATCTACATCGTTGTATTCGTCATCCTCTACATTACGTATCTAGGCCTCAGTTTGTTAATTCGTGGACTCTGCTTAATCACAAAGAAGTGTAGACAACTCACAATGAACCCGAATCAGCAAAAAGCTAGCAGAAAGTTCAACAAGAAACTTCGTTTGCTTTTGTCTGGTGACTCCATTCTAAGCAAGACTTTGATTCTGGTGACATTTGCGTGCAACTCTATCTATATAATCCTAGCCTTATACAGAAGTATAGAACCTCCTTTGGTTGAGTATTGCTACAGCATCACTCAAGAACCAGCAAGAATAGTTGAACTATGCATTGTTCTGGAACTCATATGCTTTTCCATTGTTCGTTTACTCGCTTCTAATAATATTGTTTTGCACTGGTTTCATCTCTACACACTAGTTGATGTACTGACTCTCCCTCACATATTTGTGTCAGTGGCCCTGGGTGTGGATTGGCTGGGGCTAAGATCTGCTCGTTTCATATGGCTAACTCAGTTGATTACAGTTTTTAGATTCATTCCTTGGATTAAGTCACAGAACTTCCTCGATTTGTTTGCTCTTGCCATTTATTTCTTGACGCTGCTTTCTTTTGGTGCTGGAATAATTCATCTTATAGAGTACACTGGAGATCCTTGGATCAATAACCACAATGCTTCCGAACATAATATCTTCTCGTATGGATACTACATTCTTGTTACCGTGACTACTGTTGGATACGGTGATATAACCCCCAAAACATCTTTTGGCCAAGGCTTTATGTttgtgtacattattattgGATTGGCTTTCTTTGCTGCACTACTGCCTCTCATAAACGATGTACTTCAATACTTTCATTTCAACAGATTATATTCCAGTTTTGATAGAACACGGGTCTTACGTCATGTGATTGTTTGTGGCCACATCACCGCATTTACTGCTCAGGATTTTCTCAAGGATTTCTTGCACCCTGATCGAGGAGACTCAAACACACATGTCCTTTTCCTCCACCCAACTCGGCCTAGTAGGAAACTGCGGAATGTGTTTCGTTGCTACTACACTCGAGTTCAGTACATTGCCGGATCTGTATTGGACAGAAGCGATCTTCTAAAAAGCAAGTTATTGAGTTGTTCTGCTGTTTTCATTCTTGCAGACAAGTACACGAATAATCCACAGGAGGAAGACAATGGTAACCTTCTGCGATTGGTGTCTATCAAGAACATAACTACTAAGATACCAGTGATAATACAGCTTCTCCTTGGCTCGAGCAAGAAACAGGTTAAGAACATTGAAGGGTGGAATCCTGGTAGAGACATTGCTGTCTGTTTGAACGAGCTGAAGCTTGGATTACTGGCTCAGAGTTGTCTGTGTCCCGGATTCTCAACACTAATTGCCAACCTTTTCTACTCTTCTGATTTCCCAGCTCTCAAATCCTTTGAAGGTCCAAATGCTTGGAAACAAGGTTACACAAGAGGCGCTTCCAATGAAATCTATCCGACTCATTTCTCACCCAGTTTTGAAGGAAAGAACTTTCAAGAAGCCGCTCGCATTTGCTATAATCAATTTGGACTAATTCTGCTAGCATTTGAATCTCCTGAAGGCAAGCTCTGCAAATTTGACATTAACCCTCCTAATTCTGAGATCACTATTCAAAGTGGTCTCCTTGGAACTCGAGGCTACTTTGTTGGGCAGGATGTCAACCATGTGTCAGTTGTGAGTAGCTACTGTGAAACTTGCGATAAAAATTTGAAATTAGTTGACCATATAGAACTTATCCGAAGGGTCTCTCGTCGTAATTGCAATTGTTCAGTTTTGACTGAAGTGGTCACTACCAGAAAATTGGAGGGAACTGAGCTAGTGGAATTTGATGAAGCTTCTGTACCTACAGGCATATTTTCTAAGCGGCAAGGTACATTTTCAAAGCGTCCATCACACTGTCCTGTTTCATTTACAATCGACCAAGATGATGGTGAAGAGGCGAGTGGATCCTACAGTCGTGAGCCAATTGAACTGGAAGAAGTCACTCTTAATTCGGATGCATTTATGAAGGGCCCAGAAGGAATTATACCAAACCTGGAAAATCACATtgttgtgtgcgtgtttgcTGACGAAAAGTCTCCACTACTTGGGCTGCAAAGTTTCATCATTCCTCTCAGAGCTAAAAGTATTTCAAGAGAGTCTATAAAGCCTGTTGTCATTGTGAGCAACAGCACTTTTCTGAAATGTGAATGGCCATTCATACAAAGCTTTCCTGGAGTATATGTGATTGAGGGGTGTCCACTATATCTTCAAAACCTCGAAGCTGCTTCCATCGACTCTTGCAGTGTGTGCATCATCACGACCATGCTCTCAGCCGACAGTGACGAACCAGCCATCAATGACAAAGAAGTGGTCCTCTGCAGTCTCAGCATTCAGAAGTACCTCAAGAGAAATGCCATGCAGCATGTTCAGATAATTGCTGACCTCCGACAGGAATCTAATGTGCAGTTCCTCGACTTTGGAGATGAAGACGAACCAGATGAGAGAATCTACAAAGCTCAACCGTTTGCGTGTGGAGAAGCATTTTCAGTTTCTATGATGGACTCTGTGACAAGTTCTGCATTCCACAGTCCAGGCACCTTGTACCTTGTGGAAGACCTGATCCAGTGTACGGGCACCAAGGCAACCTGTCAGATTGTGGGGGTTCCCCTTAATTCAGAAGAGTATAGCGGCAAGACGTTCCAAGACTTGTACAACCTCCAGCTAGACAAGAACAACCTCACCCTCGGTCTGTATCGCAAGCTGCCTGCTCAAGCAATGCTTGCTAACTGCAACCCTGGAAGAAGCATTCCTAGTGTTGCTGGAGTAAGCCAAGATAAGCACTATGTGATCACAGCACCTAATCCTGGAACGTTATTGGATGAAATGGACATTGCATTTGTGTTGGTTAACAAGTCTAGTACTCCTGCAGAActcaatt ACAAGTACACGAACAATCCACTGGAGGAAGATAACGGTAATCTTCTGCGATTGGTGTCTATCAAGAACACTACTACTAAGATACCAGTGATAATACAGCTTCTCCTTGGCTCGAGCAAAAAACAGGTCAAGAACATTGAAGGGTGGAATCCTGGTAGTGACATTGCTGTCTGTTTGAACGAGCTGAAGCTTGGATTACTGGCTCAGAGCTGTCT CATTCAGAAGTACCTCAAGAGAAATTCCAGGCAGCATGTTCAGATTATTGCTGACCTTCGACAGGAATCTAATGTGTAGTTCCTCGACTTTGGAGATGAAGACGAACCAGATGAGAGAATCTACAAAGCTCAACCGTTTGCTTGTGGAGAAGCATTTTCAGTTTCTATGATGGACTCTGTGACAAGTTCTGCATTCCACAGTCCAGGCACCTTGTACCTTGTGGAAGACCTGATCCAGTGTACGGGCACCAAGGCAACCAGTCAGATTGTGGGGGTTCCCCTCAATTCTGAAGAGTATGCCAACAAGACGTTCCAAGACTTGTACAACCTCCAGCTGGACAAAAACAACCTCGTACTCGGACTGTATCGCAGGCTGCCTGCTCAAGTGATGCTTGCTAACCCTGGAAGAAGCGTTTCTAGTGTTGTTGGAATAAGCCAAGATAAGCACTATGTGATCACAGCACCTAAACCTAAAACGTTACTGGATGAAACGGACATTGCATTTGTGTTGGTTAACAAGACTAGTACTCCTGCAGAACTCAATTAA
- the LOC135349150 gene encoding calcium-activated potassium channel slowpoke-like, with protein MTNDTNSSDVQLMDEPQKVWWIYVVTFAIIYTVSLGFSCVSYGVHCLTKNYKQQQSQEKRRKPKLKRIHELVRQLISGDTVVSKIFISVTFACNLIYIILTVYRAYTPLEVEYSFAISQEPARIVELLVVLELICFAVIRLLAANNIVLYWLDLYTIIDVLTLSHIFVSLALGVDWLGLRSARFFWLTQLITVFRFIPLIHSQDIIDLFSLCIYFISLLFFGTGIIHLLEISGDPWSDNAVVDNNQFLSYAYFIIVTITTVGYGDISPETAFGQTFMVVYIVIGLAFFAALLPVISEVISNFNAKRQYTKFDRTRVPRHVIVCGHITAFTAQEFLKDFLHPDRGDSNTHVLFLHPIRPEKDLKNVLRSYYTRVQYIAGSVLNSNDLQTSKLMSSSAVFILADKYTNNPLEEDNGNLLRLVSIKNTTTEIPVIIQLLLGSSKKQVKNIEGWNPGSDIAVCLNELKLGLLAQSCLCPGFSTLIANLFYTSDFPALTSFEGLNAWKEDYIEGASNEIYATHFSFSFEGKNFQEAAHICYNKLGLILLAFESPEGKFRKLHVNPSSQSNPKIVVKSGVYGTRGYFIGQDIEHVSVVGSYCETCDEASTEKEMHKFVRRVTQRRCDCFSELKVVSTHPLNGTEVVVQKEKTSPRTKRVSRMEVAFSWDEDEFEELNEEYSVLLGDPMKLEDALLNSDYDVVKKDPGSIPDLADHIVLCVFADDKSPILGLHNFLYPLRNKNGSRDSMKPVVIVSNSTFLKHEWPLIRKIPDVFVVDGSPLRIQNLQAASISSCSVCIVTTMLSADNNEPAVNDKEVVLCSLSIQKYLKRNATRQVQIIADLRQESNVQFLDFGDEDEPDERIYKAQPFACGEAFSVSMMDSVTSSAFHSPGTLYLVEDLIQCTGTKATCQIVGVPLNSEEYAGKTFQDLYNLQLDKNNLVLGLYRRLPAQAMLANCNPGRSVSSVVGVSQDKHYVITAPKSGTLLDEMDIAFVLVNKTSTPAELN; from the coding sequence ATGACAAACGATACCAACTCCAGTGACGTACAGCTGATGGATGAACCTCAGAAGGTTTGGTGGATCTACGTGGTCACATTTGCGATTATCTACACTGTGAGCCTTGGATTCAGTTGTGTGTCTTATGGCGTCCACTGCCTCACAAAGAATTACAAGCAGCAGCAATCTCAAGAGAAACGAAGAAAACCAAAGTTAAAAAGAATTCATGAGTTAGTTCGACAGTTAATTTCTGGAGACACTGTTGTGAGTAAAATCTTCATTTCAGTAACATTTGCATGCAACCTGATCTACATCATTCTGACCGTGTATCGAGCCTATACACCACTAGAGGTTGAGTACAGCTTTGCGATCTCACAAGAACCTGCAAGGATTGTTGAACTGCTGGTTGTTCTCGAGCTCATTTGCTTTGCTGTAATTCGATTGCTTGCTGCAAATAACATAGTTTTGTACTGGCTTGACCTTTATACAATAATCGATGTACTGACTCTTTCTCACATCTTTGTGTCGTTAGCCCTGGGTGTTGATTGGCTGGGGTTAAGATCTGCTCGCTTCTTCTGGCTAACTCAGTTGATTACTGTATTCAGATTCATCCCTCTAATCCACTCTCAGGACATCATTGACTTATTCTCATTGTGTATATACTTCATTTCCTTACTATTCTTCGGGACTGGAATTATTCATCTGTTGGAAATTTCTGGTGATCCTTGGTCAGATAATGCAGTGGTGGATAATAATCAATTCCTCTCTTATGCATACTTTATTATCGTTACCATCACTACAGTGGGATATGGCGACATTTCCCCAGAAACTGCTTTTGGTCAGACTTTTATGGTGGTGTACATTGTCATCGGGCTAGCTTTCTTTGCTGCACTCCTCCCAGTCATCAGTGAGGTCATTTCTAACTTCAATGCCAAGAGACAATATACCAAGTTTGATAGAACACGGGTCCCACGTCATGTGATTGTTTGTGGCCATATCACTGCATTTACTGCGCAGGAGTTTCTCAAAGACTTCCTGCACCCTGATCGAGGAGACTCAAACACACATGTCCTTTTCCTCCATCCAATTCGGCCAGAAAAAGACTTGAAAAATGTTCTCAGATCGTACTACACTCGAGTTCAGTATATTGCCGGGTCTGTTCTTAACAGTAATGACCTCCAAACGAGCAAGCTAATGAGTTCTTCTGCTGTTTTCATTCTTGCTGATAAGTACACAAACAATCCATTGGAAGAAGATAACGGCAACCTTCTGCGATTGGTGTCTATCAAGAACACTACTACAGAAATCCCAGTGATAATTCAACTTCTTCTTGGCTCGAGCAAGAAACAGGTCAAGAACATTGAAGGATGGAATCCTGGTAGTGACATTGCTGTCTGTTTGAACGAGCTGAAGCTTGGATTACTGGCACAGAGCTGTCTGTGTCCCGGATTCTCAACACTCATTGCCAACCTTTTCTACACGTCTGATTTCCCAGCTCTCACATCATTTGAAGGTCTGAATGCTTGGAAAGAAGATTACATCGAGGGTGCTTCAAACGAGATTTACGCCACACATTTTTCCTTTAGTTTTGAAGGAAAGAATTTTCAAGAAGCCGCTCACATTTGCTATAATAAACTTGGACTAATTCTGCTAGCATTTGAGTCACCAGAAGGAAAATTTCGAAAGCTTCACGTTAATCCTTCGTCTCAGTCAAATCCCAaaattgttgtcaaaagtGGAGTGTACGGCACTCGTGGCTATTTCATTGGACAGGATATTGAGCATGTCTCAGTTGTAGGCAGCTACTGTGAGACATGCGATGAAGCTTCCACGGAAAAAGAAATGCACAAGTTTGTACGTAGAGTAACACAACGAAGATGTGATTGTTTCAGCGAGCTTAAGGTAGTCAGTACTCACCCTCTCAATGGAACAGAGGTAGTTGTTCAGAAAGAAAAGACCTCTCCTCGTACTAAACGTGTTTCACGAATGGAAGTAGCATTTTCATGGGATGAGGACGAGTTTGAGGAGCTAAATGAGGAATACAGTGTTTTGCTTGGTGATCCAATGAAGTTGGAAGATGCTCTATTAAACAGTGACTATGACGTGGTCAAGAAGGACCCAGGATCTATTCCAGACTTAGCCGATCAcattgtgctgtgtgtgtttgctgaTGACAAATCACCCATTCTGGGATTGCACAACTTCCTGTACCCTCTCCGAAATAAGAATGGTTCAAGAGATTCAATGAAGCCTGTGGTTATTGTCAGCAACAGTACATTCCTCAAACACGAATGGCCATTAATTAGAAAGATTCCCGATGTTTTTGTAGTCGATGGATCTCCATTGCGAATTCAAAATCTCCAAGCTGCTTCCATCAGCTCTTGCAGTGTGTGCATCGTCACGACCATGCTCTCAGCTGACAACAATGAGCCAGCTGTCAATGACAAAGAAGTGGTCCTCTGCAGTCTCAGCATCCAGAAGTACCTCAAGAGAAACGCAACACGGCAAGTTCAGATTATTGCTGACCTTCGACAGGAATCTAATGTGCAGTTCCTCGACTTTGGAGATGAAGACGAACCAGACGAGAGAATCTACAAAGCTCAACCGTTTGCGTGTGGAGAAGCATTTTCAGTTTCTATGATGGACTCTGTGACAAGTTCTGCATTCCACAGTCCAGGCACCTTGTACCTTGTGGAAGACCTGATCCAGTGTACGGGCACCAAGGCAACCTGTCAGATTGTGGGGGTTCCCCTCAATTCTGAAGAATATGCGGGCAAGACGTTCCAAGACTTGTACAACCTCCAGCTGGACAAAAACAACCTCGTACTCGGACTGTATCGCAGGCTACCTGCTCAAGCAATGCTTGCTAACTGCAACCCTGGAAGAAGCGTTTCCAGTGTCGTTGGAGTAAGCCAAGATAAGCACTATGTGATCACAGCACCTAAATCTGGAACGTTATTGGATGAAATGGACATTGCATTTGTGTTGGTCAACAAGACTAGTACTCCTGCAGAActcaattaa